The following proteins are co-located in the Bordetella bronchialis genome:
- a CDS encoding tyrosine-type recombinase/integrase yields MPENLLTDLKVRSAKSTDRDWKLSDGGGLFLLVKPTGGKLWRWKYRLQGKENLFAIGGFPQVSLAEARAAREIARALVKQGIHPAHERQQVKQRNLEALEERKRAKESSFAKVAQAYLAEIKPVFALSSYRTKESRVRKYLSPKFDGMPMSDIGVKQIRPLLEECKAHGAWAAIHVKGDLSAIFEFAVVRGLVEANPIPSLRGLLRVPFSESKAAMTREQIQKFYQELRGYRGYPETSLCLRLIALTACRPGEAADAEWDEFDFEDALWRRPAAKMKARRDHVSPLSVQAIAVLKDLQCITGGGRYLFPHRSGKGFTTPNRLTYAMRDMNLGRGTTPHCWRTTFSTWANESGYRPDAIERQLAHVESNKVRATYNKALLLDQRRTLLQDWADYLGAAEGSGTA; encoded by the coding sequence ATGCCCGAGAATCTACTCACCGACCTCAAGGTCAGGTCGGCCAAATCGACTGATCGAGACTGGAAACTTTCAGACGGCGGGGGCTTGTTCCTGCTGGTCAAGCCCACCGGCGGCAAGCTCTGGCGGTGGAAGTACCGCCTGCAAGGCAAGGAGAACCTCTTTGCTATCGGCGGCTTTCCTCAAGTAAGCCTTGCGGAGGCGCGCGCGGCCCGCGAGATTGCGCGCGCATTGGTCAAGCAAGGCATCCATCCTGCCCATGAGCGGCAGCAGGTCAAGCAGCGCAACCTCGAAGCGCTGGAGGAACGCAAGCGCGCAAAGGAAAGCTCGTTCGCCAAGGTGGCGCAGGCGTACCTGGCCGAGATCAAGCCAGTCTTTGCGCTCAGCTCCTACCGCACGAAAGAATCCCGCGTCAGGAAGTACCTGTCGCCCAAGTTCGATGGGATGCCGATGAGCGACATTGGCGTGAAGCAGATTCGCCCGCTGCTGGAGGAATGCAAGGCCCATGGCGCGTGGGCGGCAATCCATGTCAAAGGCGATCTTTCAGCCATCTTCGAGTTTGCGGTGGTGCGTGGCCTGGTAGAGGCCAATCCAATTCCCAGCCTGCGTGGGCTGCTGCGCGTGCCATTCAGCGAGAGCAAAGCGGCGATGACGCGAGAGCAAATTCAGAAGTTCTATCAGGAGTTGCGCGGCTACCGGGGCTATCCGGAAACCTCGCTGTGCCTGCGGCTGATTGCGCTGACCGCCTGCCGTCCAGGGGAAGCGGCGGATGCCGAGTGGGACGAGTTCGACTTTGAGGATGCACTGTGGCGTCGGCCTGCGGCGAAGATGAAGGCGCGGCGTGACCATGTCAGTCCGTTGTCCGTTCAGGCCATTGCTGTACTGAAGGATTTGCAGTGCATCACGGGCGGTGGCCGCTATCTGTTTCCACACCGGAGCGGCAAGGGCTTTACTACGCCCAACCGGCTGACCTATGCGATGCGCGACATGAACCTGGGCCGGGGCACGACGCCGCATTGCTGGCGGACGACCTTTTCGACCTGGGCCAATGAGAGCGGGTACCGGCCTGATGCGATTGAGCGGCAGCTTGCCCACGTGGAAAGCAACAAGGTACGGGCGACGTACAACAAGGCGCTGCTGCTGGATCAGAGAAGGACGCTGTTGCAGGACTGGGCTGACTATCTGGGGGCGGCGGAGGGCAGCGGCACGGCATAG
- a CDS encoding Fic family protein produces the protein MHSLTPEYLAALRFDGTQAATLRTLGEYQGKQQLYAAQSPEALKGLRQIAVVESTESSNRLEGVVVAPSRLKSLVIRNATPKSRSEQEIAGYRDALALIHESAAHMSFSEGVVLQLHTQLYRYMPQAGGRWKATNNDIIERHPDGTSRLRFQPVAAHLTPMAMGDLTGRYATALDLHLADPLVLAPLAMLDFLCIHPFPDGNGRMSRLLTLLLLYHSDYAVGRYISLERIFEDTKEGYYETLEASSQGWHQGQHDVKPWLDYFWGALLRAYREFEERVGTIERGRGSKGDRVRAEVLGRTLPFSISEIEEGCPGVSRDMVRLVLRAMKSEGLIESTGKGRGAKWKRITAGTSGSTAVLAIGHKMDQ, from the coding sequence ATGCACTCGCTCACACCCGAGTACCTTGCCGCGCTTCGCTTCGATGGCACTCAGGCCGCCACGTTGCGCACACTGGGCGAGTACCAGGGTAAGCAGCAACTCTACGCCGCACAGTCGCCCGAAGCCCTCAAGGGCCTGCGCCAGATCGCGGTGGTGGAGTCCACTGAGTCGTCTAACCGGCTGGAAGGTGTTGTCGTAGCGCCTTCGCGGCTGAAGTCTCTGGTCATCCGCAACGCAACACCAAAGAGCCGCTCCGAACAGGAGATCGCTGGCTACCGTGACGCCCTGGCGCTGATCCACGAATCGGCCGCGCACATGTCCTTCAGCGAGGGCGTAGTGCTGCAACTCCACACCCAGCTGTACCGCTATATGCCGCAGGCGGGCGGGCGCTGGAAGGCTACCAATAACGACATCATCGAACGTCACCCGGATGGCACTTCGCGTCTGCGCTTCCAGCCAGTCGCTGCGCACCTCACGCCCATGGCCATGGGCGATCTGACCGGGCGCTACGCCACCGCGCTGGATCTGCATCTGGCCGACCCGCTGGTGCTGGCACCGCTGGCGATGCTCGACTTCCTGTGCATTCACCCGTTCCCAGACGGTAATGGTCGCATGTCCCGCTTGTTGACCTTGCTGCTGCTCTATCACTCCGACTATGCCGTGGGCCGCTACATCAGCTTGGAACGCATCTTCGAGGACACCAAGGAAGGCTATTACGAGACGCTGGAAGCCAGTTCGCAGGGATGGCACCAGGGGCAGCACGACGTTAAGCCCTGGCTCGACTACTTCTGGGGCGCTTTGCTACGGGCCTATCGCGAGTTCGAGGAGCGTGTCGGCACCATTGAGCGTGGCCGTGGCAGTAAAGGAGACCGGGTGCGTGCGGAAGTCCTGGGACGCACTCTGCCGTTTTCGATTTCCGAAATCGAAGAAGGCTGCCCGGGCGTGAGCCGGGACATGGTTCGACTAGTGCTGCGAGCGATGAAATCAGAGGGGTTGATCGAATCGACTGGCAAGGGGCGAGGTGCGAAATGGAAGCGCATCACAGCAGGCACCTCCGGTAGTACAGCGGTTCTGGCGATTGGCCACAAGATGGATCAGTGA